The stretch of DNA CTATTTCAAATGTTCAAAATTGCGTCGTTTGAGCTGGAAGTCACGTCCGAGATATTTCTCTCTTACCGTTTCATTTTCAGCTAATTGCTCGGCACTTCCTTGGAACAATACCTTCCCTTCGAACAAAAGATATGCACGGTCGGTGATACTCAGTGTTTCGTCCACATTGTGGTCGGTGATGAGAATCCCGATGTTCTTATATTTCAGTTTTGCCACAATTTCCTGAATGTCTTGCACGGCAATAGGGTCTACCCCCGCAAAAGGCTCGTCAAGCATGATAAATTTAGGATCGATAGCCAGACAGCGGGCAATTTCCGAGCGGCGGCGTTCACCTCCCGATAGCCTGTCTCCCAGATTCTTGCGAACCTTGTGCAACCCAAACTCATCGATGAGGCTTTCCAGCTTTTCTTTCTGATACTCGGATGATGTTTTTGTCATTTCCAGTACCGACCGGATATTGTCTTCCACAGTCATCTTGCGAAAGATGGAGGCTTCCTGTGCCAGATAGCCGATGCCATGTTGCGCCCGCTTGTAAACAGGGAACTTGGTTATCTCCGTATCGTTGAGGAAAATCTTGCCTTCGTTGGGCATCACCAATCCTACGGTCATGTAGAACGTTGTGGTTTTTCCTGCACCGTTGGGGCCTAGCAAGCCCACAATCTCGCCCTGCTTCACATCTATCGAGACGTGATTTACGACAGTACGCGACGAGTATCGCTTTACAAGGTCTTCGGTGC from Dysgonomonas mossii encodes:
- the lptB gene encoding LPS export ABC transporter ATP-binding protein, yielding MVLRTEDLVKRYSSRTVVNHVSIDVKQGEIVGLLGPNGAGKTTTFYMTVGLVMPNEGKIFLNDTEITKFPVYKRAQHGIGYLAQEASIFRKMTVEDNIRSVLEMTKTSSEYQKEKLESLIDEFGLHKVRKNLGDRLSGGERRRSEIARCLAIDPKFIMLDEPFAGVDPIAVQDIQEIVAKLKYKNIGILITDHNVDETLSITDRAYLLFEGKVLFQGSAEQLAENETVREKYLGRDFQLKRRNFEHLK